The following proteins come from a genomic window of Larimichthys crocea isolate SSNF chromosome III, L_crocea_2.0, whole genome shotgun sequence:
- the sfrp5 gene encoding secreted frizzled-related protein 5 — translation MAHGQKSPRWALTQGSFSLALGLSLFSLFLLLLTVSAADEYDYYSWQSDNFHNGRFYTKQPQCVDIPADLRLCHNVGYKKMRLPNLLDHETMPEVKQQAGSWVPLLAKRCHADTQVFLCSLFAPVCLDRPIYPCRSLCEAVRDSCAPVMETYGFPWPEMLTCDKFPIDNDLCIPMQFTGNHATQPPVSKVCPPCDNELKADNIMEHYCASDFALKMKIKEVKKEKGDRKLIAAQKKKKVLKQGVLRKKDLKKLTLYIKNGANCPCSQLDSLGSNFLIMGRKVDQQLLLMSIHKWDKKSKELKYAIKYMKSHQCPTYHTVFQ, via the exons ATGGCACACGGACAAAAGAGCCCCAGGTGGGCATTAACCCAGGGCTCCTTCAGCTTGGCACTGGGCCTGtcgctcttctctctcttcctcctccttctcaccGTCTCGGCTGCAGATGAGTACGACTACTACAGCTGGCAGTCAGACAACTTCCACAATGGCCGCTTCTACACCAAGCAGCCCCAGTGTGTGGACATACCAGCTGACCTGCGCCTGTGCCACAATGTGGGCTACAAGAAGATGAGGCTGCCCAACCTACTGGATCACGAGACCATGCCAGAAGTCAAGCAGCAGGCGGGCAGCTGGGTGCCCCTCCTGGCCAAACGGTGCCATGCTGATACCCAGGTGTTCCTGTGCTCGCTGTTTGCACCAGTGTGCCTGGACAGGCCCATCTATCCCTGCCGCTCGCTGTGTGAGGCCGTGAGGGACAGCTGTGCTCCCGTGATGGAGACCTACGGCTTCCCCTGGCCAGAGATGCTGACCTGCGATAAGTTTCCCATTGATAACGACCTCTGCATCCCCATGCAGTTCACTGGGAACCATGCGACCCAGCCACCAG TGTCGAAGGTGTGCCCTCCATGtgacaatgagctgaaagcagACAACATTATGGAGCATTACTGCGCAAGTGACTTCG ccCTCAAGATGAAAATCaaggaggtgaagaaagagaagggtGACCGGAAGCTGATCgcagcacaaaagaaaaagaaagtgttgaAGCAGGGTGTGCTAAGGAAGAAGGACCTGAAGAAATTGACCCTGTACATCAAGAATGGTGCCAACTGCCCGTGCTCCCAGCTGGACAGCCTGGGCTCCAACTTCCTCATCATGGGCCGCAAAGTGGACCAGCAACTGCTGCTCATGTCCATTCACAAGTGGGACAAGAAGAGCAAGGAGCTCAAGTACGCCATCAAGTACATGAAGTCCCATCAGTGTCCCACCTACCACACTGTCTTCCAGTGA